The Glycine soja cultivar W05 chromosome 8, ASM419377v2, whole genome shotgun sequence genome has a window encoding:
- the LOC114423782 gene encoding uncharacterized protein LOC114423782, whose product MSASTVVHNFCSVASCISNCRQKRTLVPTHHAFHSPNSLLRLKKQSFLLNTHFKSSRTQKPPSSFVVSAAQSNFVKVLQNAWKVGRDGIEAGTNLVPNFVPRPIARISVTIVALSVTLFVLKAFLSTAFFILATIGLAYFAYLAFNKDQGPSGNGGTASTPMDDPVEEARKIMEKYK is encoded by the exons atgtctGCTTCAACTGTTGTTCACAATTTTTGTTCTGTCGCTTCTTGCATTTCAAATTGCCGCCAAAAACGAACATTGGTTCCCACCCATCATGCGTTTCATTCACCCAATTCCCTTTTGAGGTTAAAGAAGCAATCTTTCCTCTTAAATACTCACTTCAAGAGTTCCAGAACCCAGAAACCTCCCTCCAGTTTTGTGGTTTCCGCAGCACAATCGAATTTTGTTAAAG TTCTGCAGAATGCATGGAAAGTTGGTAGGGATGGAATTGAGGCAGGCACTAATCTTGTTCCT AATTTTGTACCAAGGCCAATAGCAAGGATTTCAGTAACAATTGTGGCTTTGAGTGTTACGCTTTTTGTACTCAAGGCATTCCTCTCTACAGCTTTCTTTATATTG GCCACTATAGGACTTGCATACTTTGCATACCTAGCATTCAATAAAGATCAAGGACCTAGTGGGAATGGAGGAACTGCCTCTACTCCAATGGATGATCCAGTGGAAGAAGCCAGAAAGATAATGGAAAAATACAAGTAG
- the LOC114423783 gene encoding LRR receptor-like serine/threonine-protein kinase RCH1, which translates to MLVVEFLRELPMSMPRQALSNQNHNHMSRQAFITNHHHHDHHLLLHILLFTLLVPLSFAANDEVSALVSWMHSSSNTVPSAFSSWNPLDSNPCNWSYIKCSSASLVTEIAIQNVELALHFPSKISSFPFLQRLVISGANLTGAISPDIGNCPELIVLDLSSNSLVGGIPSSIGRLKNLQNLSLNSNHLTGPIPSEIGDCVNLKTLDIFDNNLSGGLPVELGKLTNLEVIRAGGNSGIVGKIPDELGDCRNLSVLGLADTKISGSLPASLGKLSMLQTLSIYSTMLSGEIPPEIGNCSELVNLFLYENGLSGFLPREIGKLQKLEKMLLWQNSFGGGIPEEIGNCRSLKILDVSLNSLSGGIPQSLGQLSNLEELMLSNNNISGSIPKALSNLTNLIQLQLDTNQLSGSIPPELGSLTKLTVFFAWQNKLEGGIPSTLGGCKCLEALDLSYNALTDSLPPGLFKLQNLTKLLLISNDISGPIPPEIGNCSSLIRLRLVDNRISGEIPKEIGFLNSLNFLDLSENRLTGSVPLEIGNCKELQMLNLSNNSLSGALPSYLSSLTRLEVLDVSMNKFSGEVPMSIGQLISLLRVILSKNSFSGPIPSSLGQCSGLQLLDLSSNNFSGSIPPELLQIGALDISLNLSHNALSGVVPPEISSLNKLSVLDLSHNNLEGDLMAFSGLENLVSLNISYNKFTGYLPDSKLFHQLSATDLAGNQGLCPDGHDSCFVSNAAMTKMLNGTNNSKRSEIIKLAIGLLSALVVAMAIFGVVTVFRARKMIQADNDSEVGGDSWPWQFTPFQKVSFSVEQVLKCLVDSNVIGKGCSGIVYRAEMENGDVIAVKRLWPTTLAARYDSKSDKLAVNGGVRDSFSAEVKTLGSIRHKNIVRFLGCCWNRNTRLLMYDYMPNGSLGGLLHERSGNCLEWDIRFRIILGAAQGVAYLHHDCAPPIVHRDIKANNILIGTEFEPYIADFGLAKLVDDRDFARSSSTLAGSYGYIAPEYGYMMKITEKSDVYSYGIVVLEVLTGKQPIDPTIPDGLHIVDWVRQKRGGVEVLDESLRARPESEIEEMLQTLGVALLCVNSSPDDRPTMKDVVAMMKEIRQEREECVKVDMLLDASSANDQQERNHSIEEPMSMISTSSTNLHLHYSPHRPQTPK; encoded by the exons ATGCTTGTGGTTGAGTTTTTGAGGGAATTGCCAATGTCAATGCCGAGGCAAGCCTTGAGCAACCAAAACCACAACCATATGTCGAGGCAAGCTTTCATCACAAACCATCACCATCACGACCACCATCTCCTTCTCCATATTCTTCTCTTTACACTCCTTGTTCCTCTTTCTTTTGCTGCAAATGATGAAGTTAGTGCATTGGTTTCATGGATGCATAGCTCCTCCAATACAGTTCCTTCAGCTTTTTCTAGCTGGAACCCTTTGGACTCAAATCCTTGCAATTGGTCCTACATCAAATGCTCCTCAGCAAGCCTTGTCACTGAGATAGCCATTCAAAATGTTGAGTTAGCGCTTCATTTCCCTTCAAAAATCTCATCCTTTCCTTTCCTTCAAAGGCTAGTGATTTCTGGGGCTAACCTCACTGGGGCTATCTCACCTGACATTGGAAACTGCCCTGAGCTTATAGTCCTTGACCTTAGCTCAAATAGTCTTGTGGGGGGAATTCCTTCAAGTATTGGTAGGCtaaaaaatcttcaaaactTGAGCTTgaactctaaccatctcacTGGACCAATCCCAAGTGAGATTGGTGATTGTGTCAATCTCAAGACCCTTGATATCTTTGATAACAACCTTAGTGGGGGTCTTCCTGTGGAACTAGGAAAGCTGACAAATCTGGAAGTTATAAGAGCAGGAGGGAACAGTGGCATTGTGGGGAAGATTCCAGATGAACTTGGAGATTGCAGGAATTTGTCAGTGTTAGGTCTTGCTGACACTAAAATTTCTGGTTCATTGCCTGCTTCACTGGGTAAGTTAAGCATGCTTCAGACCTTGTCTATTTATAGTACTATGCTCTCTGGTGAGATTCCTCCTGAAATAGGAAACTGTTCAGAGCTTGTGAACTTGTTTTTGTATGAGAATGGTCTCTCTGGCTTCCTGCCAAGAGAGATTGGTAAGCTTCAGAAGCTTGAAAAGATGCTGCTGTGGCAAAACAGTTTTGGTGGGGGCATTCCTGAGGAAATTGGCAACTGTAGAAGCTTGAAGATTCTTGATGTCTCCTTGAATTCTCTCTCTGGTGGAATACCTCAGAGTTTGGGGCAGCTCTCAAATCTTGAGGAGCTTATGCTGAGTAACAATAACATATCTGGTTCAATTCCAAAAGCTCTCTCCAATCTCACAAACCTCATACAGTTGCAGTTGGATACAAATCAGCTATCAGGTTCAATTCCACCTGAGCTTGGAAGCTTGACAAAGCTAACAGTGTTTTTTGCTTGGCAGAACAAACTTGAAGGTGGCATTCCATCAACATTGGGAGGTTGTAAATGCCTAGAGGCTTTGGATTTGTCATACAATGCACTCACTGATAGCTTACCCCCAGGTCTGTTTAAGCTTCAAAATTTGACAAAGCTTCTGCTAATCTCTAATGATATTTCTGGCCCCATCCCTCCTGAGATTGGCAACTGCAGTTCCCTCATTCGCCTCAGGCTCGTAGACAACAGAATCAGTGGGGAGATACCGAAAGAAATCGGCTTCCTCAATAGCCTCAATTTCCTTGATCTGTCTGAGAATCGCCTTACTGGATCAGTACCACTTGAGATTGGAAACTGTAAAGAATTGCAAATGCTGAATCTAAGTAATAACTCCCTTTCTGGTGCTTTGCCTAGTTATTTGTCTTCTCTCACAAGGCTAGAGGTGTTGGATGTTTCTATGAATAAGTTTTCTGGTGAGGTTCCAATGAGTATTGGCCAACTCATTTCACTTCTTAGAGTCATCCTAAGCAAAAACTCTTTCTCTGGTCCAATTCCCTCCTCTCTTGGGCAATGTTCAGGTCTTCAACTGCTAGACCTTAGCAGCAACAACTTCTCAGGGAGCATCCCACCAGAACTGCTTCAAATTGGAGCACTTGATATTTCTCTAAATTTGAGTCATAATGCATTATCTGGCGTGGTCCCACCAGAGATTTCTTCTCTGAACAAGCTGTCAGTTCTAGACCTTTCACACAACAACCTTGAAGGTGACTTGATGGCATTTTCAGGGCTCGAAAATCTTGTTTCTCTGAACATTTCCTACAACAAGTTCACTGGTTATCTGCCAGACAGCAAGTTATTCCATCAACTATCAGCAACAGATTTGGCTGGAAACCAAGGTTTGTGTCCTGATGGTCATGATTCATGTTTTGTTAGCAATGCTGCAATGACAAAAATGCTGAATGGCACTAATAATTCTAAGAGGTCAGAGATAATCAAACTGGCCATTGGATTGCTCAGTGCGTTGGTTGTTGCAATGGCAATCTTTGGAGTTGTTACGGTCTTTAGAGCAAGGAAAATGATTCAAGCAGACAATGATTCTGAGGTGGGAGGGGATTCATGGCCTTGGCAGTTCACCCCATTCCAAAAGGTGAGTTTTTCTGTGGAGCAAGTCTTAAAGTGTTTGGTGGATTCCAATGTGATTGGAAAGGGGTGTTCAGGGATTGTTTATCGTGCCGAAATGGAAAATGGGGATGTCATTGCTGTGAAAAGGCTATGGCCAACAACATTGGCGGCAAGATATGATAGTAAAAGTGACAAGTTAGCAGTTAATGGAGGGGTACGCGATTCCTTTTCGGCCGAGGTAAAAACTCTTGGTTCTATTCGCCACAAGAACATAGTCAGATTCTTGGGGTGCTGTTGGAACAGAAACACCAGATTGCTTATGTATGATTACATGCCGAATGGGAGTCTAGGAGGTCTGCTTCATGAAAGAAGTGGCAACTGCTTGGAATGGGATATCAGGTTTCGGATAATACTAGGAGCAGCTCAAGGTGTGGCTTATTTGCACCATGACTGTGCTCCTCCAATTGTTCACAGGGACATTAAAGCCAACAACATCCTCATAGGCACTGAATTTGAACCATACATTGCTGATTTCGGGCTCGCAAAACTTGTTGATGATAGAGATTTTGCTCGATCTTCTAGCACACTAGCTGGTTCCTATGGTTACATCGCTCCTG AGTATGGATACATGATGAAGATAACAGAGAAAAGTGATGTTTATAGCTATGGTATTGTTGTATTAGAAGTACTAACCGGGAAGCAACCGATTGATCCAACAATACCTGATGGACTCCACATTGTTGATTGGGTAAGACAGAAAAGAGGTGGAGTTGAAGTGCTAGACGAAAGCTTGCGAGCTCGGCCGGAATCCGAAATTGAGGAGATGCTGCAGACCTTAGGTGTGGCTTTGCTGTGTGTGAATTCAAGCCCAGATGACAGACCAACCATGAAAGATGTGGTAGCAATGATGAAGGAAATTAGGCAGGAGAGAGAGGAATGTGTGAAAGTTGACATGCTTCTTGATGCATCTTCTGCAAATGATCAACAAGAAAGAAATCATTCCATTGAAGAACCAATGTCAATGATAAGCACCAGCAGCACAAATCTGCATCTGCATTACTCTCCCCATCGCCCTCAAACACCAAAGTAA
- the LOC114423784 gene encoding B3 domain-containing transcription factor ABI3-like isoform X3, producing the protein MEDEHTLAVAEREMWLNSDQDEFLGVNDASMFYADFPPLPDFPCMSSSSSSSSATPLPVKTMTCSTTTTTSSSSSSSSWAMLKSDAEEDAEKNHCNRYMHDQLDATLSSTASMEISQQQNPDPGLGGTVGECMDDVMDTFGYMELLEANDFFDPASIFQNEGNENPLEEFGTLEEHVPFHEEQHAMVHHQQGQAEEEDHQVPFCEEIQGDEEGGDGVGVDDEMSNVFLEWLKSNKDSVSANDLRNVKLKKATLESAARRLGGGKEAMKQLLKLILEWVQTSHLQNKRRKENNGSSISSVLQAQFQDPSGQNNNQNTQSGSFAPESNTCFNNQTPWLSSQTFATDQAPLMVPPQQFPQPMVGYVGDPYTSGAASNNISATHNHNNSNPYQPGAEQYHMLESAHSWPHSLFNVASNYSQSFGDNNGLNPHGGFGGGGYGNNQYPYQFFHGPGDRLMRLGPSATKEARKKRMARQRRFLSHHRHHSGNHQNQGSDPHARMGGDNCNTALAAPHHANPSANWMYWQAMIGGAAGPLAPVIPAEPPVVQPVVDRSAMQTQNCHQNRVASDRRQGWKPEKNLRFLLQKVLKQSDVGSLGRIVLPKKEAETHLPELEARDGISITMEDIGTSRVWNMRYSIRYWPNNKSRMYLLENTGDFVRANGLQEGDFIVIYSDVKCGKYMIRGVKVRQQGVKPETKKAGKSQKNQHGTGTNASSTAGTAANNGTSSSPKTKSEKSSKLI; encoded by the exons ATGGAAGATGAACACACTTTGGCGGTTGCTGAGAGAGAGATGTGGCTGAACAGTGACCAAGACGAGTTCCTAGGTGTCAATGATGCTTCCATGTTCTACGCTGATTTCCCTCCTCTCCCTGATTTCCCTTGcatgtcatcatcatcatcttcatcttcagcaACACCACTTCCCGTGAAGACCATGACAtgttccaccaccaccaccacttcctcttcttcctcttcctcttcttgggCCATGTTGAAGTCAGATGCTGAGGAAGATGCAGAGAAAAACCATTGCAACCGATACATGCATGACCAACTTGATGCAACTTTGTCTTCCACCGCTTCCATGGAGATTTCTCAACAGCAAAACCCTGATCCTGGCCTTGGTGGCACTGTTGGAGAGTGCATGGATGATGTTATGGACACTTTTGGTTACATGGAGCTTTTGGAGGCCAATGATTTCTTTGACCCTGCCTCTATCTTTCAGAACGAGGGTAACGAAAACCCTTTAGAGGAGTTTGGCACACTGGAGGAGCATGTGCCGTTTCATGAAGAGCAACATGCAATGGTGCATCATCAGCAAGGGCAAGCAGAAGAGGAAGATCATCAGGTTCCTTTTTGTGAAGAGATCCAAGGAGATGAAGAAGGTGGTGATGGTGTTGGAGTAGATGATGAGATGAGTAATGTGTTCTTGGAGTGGCTTAAGTCTAACAAGGATAGTGTCTCAGCTAATGACTTGAGGAATGTGAAGCTCAAGAAGGCGACACTCGAAAGCGCGGCGAGGCGGCTAGGGGGAGGAAAAGAAGCCATGAAGCAGTTGCTGAAGCTGATTCTTGAGTGGGTTCAAACCAGCCATCTTCAGAATAAGCGCCGAAAGGAGAATAATGGTAGTAGTATTAGCAGTGTACTTCAGGCACAGTTTCAGGATCCTAGTGGCCAGAACAACAACCAGAATACACAAAGTGGTTCATTTGCACCTGAATCAAACACTTGTTTCAACAACCAAACACCATGGTTGAGTTCTCAAACTTTTGCAACAGATCAGGCTCCTCTCATGGTGCCTCCACAGCAATTTCCACAACCCATGGTTGGGTATGTGGGTGACCCTTACACTAGTGGTGCTGCTTCAAATAACATATCAGCCACTCATAACCATAACAACAGCAACCCTTATCAACCTGGTGCAGAACAATACCACATGTTGGAGTCAGCACATTCATGGCCACATTCTCTGTTCAATGTTGCTTCTAACTATAGTCAGTCTTTTGGGGACAATAATGGTCTTAACCCACATGGGGGTTTCGGTGGTGGAGGCTATGGCAATAACCAGTACCCTTATCAGTTTTTTCATGGCCCTGGTGATAGGTTGATGAGGTTGGGGCCCTCCGCGACGAAGGAAGCgaggaagaagagaatggcaaGGCAAAGAAGGTTTCTGTCTCATCACAGGCATCATAGTGGTAATCACCAGAATCAAGGGTCTGACCCTCATGCAAGAATGGGGGGTGATAATTGCAACACTGCTTTGGCTGCACCTCATCACGCAAATCCTTCAGCCAATTGGATGTACTGGCAGGCTATGATTGGCGGCGCGGCAGGTCCTTTGGCTCCGGTGATTCCGGCCGAGCCGCCGGTGGTACAACCGGTCGTGGACCGGTCGGCCATGCAGACACAGAATTGTCATCAGAATCGAGTTGCATCAGATAGGAGACAG GGTTGGAAGCCTGAGAAGAACTTGAGGTTCCTTCTGCAGAAGGTGTTGAAACAAAGCGATGTTGGAAGTTTGGGGAGAATAGTTTtgccaaaa AAAGAGGCAGAAACCCATTTGCCAGAGCTGGAGGCAAGAGATGGAATTTCCATAACAATGGAAGACATTGGAACTTCACGTGTTTGGAACATGCGCTATAG CATCAGATACTGGCCGAACAACAAAAGCAGAATGTATTTGCTCGAGAACACTG GTGACTTTGTGAGAGCCAATGGACTCCAAGAGGGAGATTTCATAGTGATATACTCAGATGTGAAGTGTGGCAAATAT ATGATAAGAGGAGTGAAAGTGAGGCAACAAGGTGTGAAACCAGAGACCAAGAAAGCAGGAAAATCGCAGAAAAACCAGCATGGGACAGGGACTAATGCATCAAGTACAGCTGGTACTGCTGCTAATAATGGCACGTCATCGTCACCGAAAACCAAATCTGAAAAAAGtagtaaattaatataa
- the LOC114423784 gene encoding B3 domain-containing transcription factor ABI3-like isoform X1: MECEVELQGGDLHAGEVTDPNPIGFGNMEDEHTLAVAEREMWLNSDQDEFLGVNDASMFYADFPPLPDFPCMSSSSSSSSATPLPVKTMTCSTTTTTSSSSSSSSWAMLKSDAEEDAEKNHCNRYMHDQLDATLSSTASMEISQQQNPDPGLGGTVGECMDDVMDTFGYMELLEANDFFDPASIFQNEGNENPLEEFGTLEEHVPFHEEQHAMVHHQQGQAEEEDHQVPFCEEIQGDEEGGDGVGVDDEMSNVFLEWLKSNKDSVSANDLRNVKLKKATLESAARRLGGGKEAMKQLLKLILEWVQTSHLQNKRRKENNGSSISSVLQAQFQDPSGQNNNQNTQSGSFAPESNTCFNNQTPWLSSQTFATDQAPLMVPPQQFPQPMVGYVGDPYTSGAASNNISATHNHNNSNPYQPGAEQYHMLESAHSWPHSLFNVASNYSQSFGDNNGLNPHGGFGGGGYGNNQYPYQFFHGPGDRLMRLGPSATKEARKKRMARQRRFLSHHRHHSGNHQNQGSDPHARMGGDNCNTALAAPHHANPSANWMYWQAMIGGAAGPLAPVIPAEPPVVQPVVDRSAMQTQNCHQNRVASDRRQGWKPEKNLRFLLQKVLKQSDVGSLGRIVLPKKEAETHLPELEARDGISITMEDIGTSRVWNMRYSIRYWPNNKSRMYLLENTGDFVRANGLQEGDFIVIYSDVKCGKYMIRGVKVRQQGVKPETKKAGKSQKNQHGTGTNASSTAGTAANNGTSSSPKTKSEKSSKLI; this comes from the exons ATGGAGTGTGAAGTTGAATTACAAGGGGGAGATCTGCATGCAGGGGAGGTAACTGACCCAAACCCTATTGGTTTTGGCAACATGGAAGATGAACACACTTTGGCGGTTGCTGAGAGAGAGATGTGGCTGAACAGTGACCAAGACGAGTTCCTAGGTGTCAATGATGCTTCCATGTTCTACGCTGATTTCCCTCCTCTCCCTGATTTCCCTTGcatgtcatcatcatcatcttcatcttcagcaACACCACTTCCCGTGAAGACCATGACAtgttccaccaccaccaccacttcctcttcttcctcttcctcttcttgggCCATGTTGAAGTCAGATGCTGAGGAAGATGCAGAGAAAAACCATTGCAACCGATACATGCATGACCAACTTGATGCAACTTTGTCTTCCACCGCTTCCATGGAGATTTCTCAACAGCAAAACCCTGATCCTGGCCTTGGTGGCACTGTTGGAGAGTGCATGGATGATGTTATGGACACTTTTGGTTACATGGAGCTTTTGGAGGCCAATGATTTCTTTGACCCTGCCTCTATCTTTCAGAACGAGGGTAACGAAAACCCTTTAGAGGAGTTTGGCACACTGGAGGAGCATGTGCCGTTTCATGAAGAGCAACATGCAATGGTGCATCATCAGCAAGGGCAAGCAGAAGAGGAAGATCATCAGGTTCCTTTTTGTGAAGAGATCCAAGGAGATGAAGAAGGTGGTGATGGTGTTGGAGTAGATGATGAGATGAGTAATGTGTTCTTGGAGTGGCTTAAGTCTAACAAGGATAGTGTCTCAGCTAATGACTTGAGGAATGTGAAGCTCAAGAAGGCGACACTCGAAAGCGCGGCGAGGCGGCTAGGGGGAGGAAAAGAAGCCATGAAGCAGTTGCTGAAGCTGATTCTTGAGTGGGTTCAAACCAGCCATCTTCAGAATAAGCGCCGAAAGGAGAATAATGGTAGTAGTATTAGCAGTGTACTTCAGGCACAGTTTCAGGATCCTAGTGGCCAGAACAACAACCAGAATACACAAAGTGGTTCATTTGCACCTGAATCAAACACTTGTTTCAACAACCAAACACCATGGTTGAGTTCTCAAACTTTTGCAACAGATCAGGCTCCTCTCATGGTGCCTCCACAGCAATTTCCACAACCCATGGTTGGGTATGTGGGTGACCCTTACACTAGTGGTGCTGCTTCAAATAACATATCAGCCACTCATAACCATAACAACAGCAACCCTTATCAACCTGGTGCAGAACAATACCACATGTTGGAGTCAGCACATTCATGGCCACATTCTCTGTTCAATGTTGCTTCTAACTATAGTCAGTCTTTTGGGGACAATAATGGTCTTAACCCACATGGGGGTTTCGGTGGTGGAGGCTATGGCAATAACCAGTACCCTTATCAGTTTTTTCATGGCCCTGGTGATAGGTTGATGAGGTTGGGGCCCTCCGCGACGAAGGAAGCgaggaagaagagaatggcaaGGCAAAGAAGGTTTCTGTCTCATCACAGGCATCATAGTGGTAATCACCAGAATCAAGGGTCTGACCCTCATGCAAGAATGGGGGGTGATAATTGCAACACTGCTTTGGCTGCACCTCATCACGCAAATCCTTCAGCCAATTGGATGTACTGGCAGGCTATGATTGGCGGCGCGGCAGGTCCTTTGGCTCCGGTGATTCCGGCCGAGCCGCCGGTGGTACAACCGGTCGTGGACCGGTCGGCCATGCAGACACAGAATTGTCATCAGAATCGAGTTGCATCAGATAGGAGACAG GGTTGGAAGCCTGAGAAGAACTTGAGGTTCCTTCTGCAGAAGGTGTTGAAACAAAGCGATGTTGGAAGTTTGGGGAGAATAGTTTtgccaaaa AAAGAGGCAGAAACCCATTTGCCAGAGCTGGAGGCAAGAGATGGAATTTCCATAACAATGGAAGACATTGGAACTTCACGTGTTTGGAACATGCGCTATAG CATCAGATACTGGCCGAACAACAAAAGCAGAATGTATTTGCTCGAGAACACTG GTGACTTTGTGAGAGCCAATGGACTCCAAGAGGGAGATTTCATAGTGATATACTCAGATGTGAAGTGTGGCAAATAT ATGATAAGAGGAGTGAAAGTGAGGCAACAAGGTGTGAAACCAGAGACCAAGAAAGCAGGAAAATCGCAGAAAAACCAGCATGGGACAGGGACTAATGCATCAAGTACAGCTGGTACTGCTGCTAATAATGGCACGTCATCGTCACCGAAAACCAAATCTGAAAAAAGtagtaaattaatataa
- the LOC114423784 gene encoding B3 domain-containing transcription factor ABI3-like isoform X2, with translation MECEVELQGGDLHAGEVTDPNPIGFGNMEDEHTLAVAEREMWLNSDQDEFLGVNDASMFYADFPPLPDFPCMSSSSSSSSATPLPVKTMTCSTTTTTSSSSSSSSWAMLKSDAEEDAEKNHCNRYMHDQLDATLSSTASMEISQQQNPDPGLGGTVGECMDDVMDTFGYMELLEANDFFDPASIFQNEGNENPLEEFGTLEEHVPFHEEQHAMVHHQQGQAEEEDHQVPFCEEIQGDEEGGDGVGVDDEMSNVFLEWLKSNKDSVSANDLRNVKLKKATLESAARRLGGGKEAMKQLLKLILEWVQTSHLQNKRRKENNGSSISSVLQAQFQDPSGQNNNQNTQSGSFAPESNTCFNNQTPWLSSQTFATDQAPLMVPPQQFPQPMVGYVGDPYTSGAASNNISATHNHNNSNPYQPGAEQYHMLESAHSWPHSLFNVASNYSQSFGDNNGLNPHGGFGGGGYGNNQYPYQFFHGPGDRLMRLGPSATKEARKKRMARQRRFLSHHRHHSGNHQNQGSDPHARMGGDNCNTALAAPHHANPSANWMYWQAMIGGAAGPLAPVIPAEPPVVQPVVDRSAMQTQNCHQNRVASDRRQGWKPEKNLRFLLQKVLKQSDVGSLGRIVLPKKEAETHLPELEARDGISITMEDIGTSRVWNMRYRYWPNNKSRMYLLENTGDFVRANGLQEGDFIVIYSDVKCGKYMIRGVKVRQQGVKPETKKAGKSQKNQHGTGTNASSTAGTAANNGTSSSPKTKSEKSSKLI, from the exons ATGGAGTGTGAAGTTGAATTACAAGGGGGAGATCTGCATGCAGGGGAGGTAACTGACCCAAACCCTATTGGTTTTGGCAACATGGAAGATGAACACACTTTGGCGGTTGCTGAGAGAGAGATGTGGCTGAACAGTGACCAAGACGAGTTCCTAGGTGTCAATGATGCTTCCATGTTCTACGCTGATTTCCCTCCTCTCCCTGATTTCCCTTGcatgtcatcatcatcatcttcatcttcagcaACACCACTTCCCGTGAAGACCATGACAtgttccaccaccaccaccacttcctcttcttcctcttcctcttcttgggCCATGTTGAAGTCAGATGCTGAGGAAGATGCAGAGAAAAACCATTGCAACCGATACATGCATGACCAACTTGATGCAACTTTGTCTTCCACCGCTTCCATGGAGATTTCTCAACAGCAAAACCCTGATCCTGGCCTTGGTGGCACTGTTGGAGAGTGCATGGATGATGTTATGGACACTTTTGGTTACATGGAGCTTTTGGAGGCCAATGATTTCTTTGACCCTGCCTCTATCTTTCAGAACGAGGGTAACGAAAACCCTTTAGAGGAGTTTGGCACACTGGAGGAGCATGTGCCGTTTCATGAAGAGCAACATGCAATGGTGCATCATCAGCAAGGGCAAGCAGAAGAGGAAGATCATCAGGTTCCTTTTTGTGAAGAGATCCAAGGAGATGAAGAAGGTGGTGATGGTGTTGGAGTAGATGATGAGATGAGTAATGTGTTCTTGGAGTGGCTTAAGTCTAACAAGGATAGTGTCTCAGCTAATGACTTGAGGAATGTGAAGCTCAAGAAGGCGACACTCGAAAGCGCGGCGAGGCGGCTAGGGGGAGGAAAAGAAGCCATGAAGCAGTTGCTGAAGCTGATTCTTGAGTGGGTTCAAACCAGCCATCTTCAGAATAAGCGCCGAAAGGAGAATAATGGTAGTAGTATTAGCAGTGTACTTCAGGCACAGTTTCAGGATCCTAGTGGCCAGAACAACAACCAGAATACACAAAGTGGTTCATTTGCACCTGAATCAAACACTTGTTTCAACAACCAAACACCATGGTTGAGTTCTCAAACTTTTGCAACAGATCAGGCTCCTCTCATGGTGCCTCCACAGCAATTTCCACAACCCATGGTTGGGTATGTGGGTGACCCTTACACTAGTGGTGCTGCTTCAAATAACATATCAGCCACTCATAACCATAACAACAGCAACCCTTATCAACCTGGTGCAGAACAATACCACATGTTGGAGTCAGCACATTCATGGCCACATTCTCTGTTCAATGTTGCTTCTAACTATAGTCAGTCTTTTGGGGACAATAATGGTCTTAACCCACATGGGGGTTTCGGTGGTGGAGGCTATGGCAATAACCAGTACCCTTATCAGTTTTTTCATGGCCCTGGTGATAGGTTGATGAGGTTGGGGCCCTCCGCGACGAAGGAAGCgaggaagaagagaatggcaaGGCAAAGAAGGTTTCTGTCTCATCACAGGCATCATAGTGGTAATCACCAGAATCAAGGGTCTGACCCTCATGCAAGAATGGGGGGTGATAATTGCAACACTGCTTTGGCTGCACCTCATCACGCAAATCCTTCAGCCAATTGGATGTACTGGCAGGCTATGATTGGCGGCGCGGCAGGTCCTTTGGCTCCGGTGATTCCGGCCGAGCCGCCGGTGGTACAACCGGTCGTGGACCGGTCGGCCATGCAGACACAGAATTGTCATCAGAATCGAGTTGCATCAGATAGGAGACAG GGTTGGAAGCCTGAGAAGAACTTGAGGTTCCTTCTGCAGAAGGTGTTGAAACAAAGCGATGTTGGAAGTTTGGGGAGAATAGTTTtgccaaaa AAAGAGGCAGAAACCCATTTGCCAGAGCTGGAGGCAAGAGATGGAATTTCCATAACAATGGAAGACATTGGAACTTCACGTGTTTGGAACATGCGCTATAG ATACTGGCCGAACAACAAAAGCAGAATGTATTTGCTCGAGAACACTG GTGACTTTGTGAGAGCCAATGGACTCCAAGAGGGAGATTTCATAGTGATATACTCAGATGTGAAGTGTGGCAAATAT ATGATAAGAGGAGTGAAAGTGAGGCAACAAGGTGTGAAACCAGAGACCAAGAAAGCAGGAAAATCGCAGAAAAACCAGCATGGGACAGGGACTAATGCATCAAGTACAGCTGGTACTGCTGCTAATAATGGCACGTCATCGTCACCGAAAACCAAATCTGAAAAAAGtagtaaattaatataa